CGGTGGGGTGGCGTGGAAGGAAGGCGGCGCTCTGGTCTATCGCCGGGTTCGCCAGCGTTATCTTCACCTTCCTCGGCGTGAACTACATTCTTCCGCTTTTATTGCCTAATCTCGAAAGCCTTCACATTTACGGTTAACGGCGGCCTTTTTATTTCGCTTTCATTGAAGAGTAAGCATGGAAATAGCAGTAGTCGGACTCAGTCATAAAACCGCTCCCGTGGAGATACGCGAGAAGGTGGCCTTCGCCCCCGACCAGCTCCACGAGGTCGCCAGAACCGTGCGCGGTCTTTCGGGCGTGCGGGAGGCGGTAATCCTCTCCACCTGCAACAGGGTCGAGGTTTACGCAGCGGTGCGTTCGAGGGACGAGGGCGTCGAGGCGCTCATCCGCTTCATGTCCGAGTATCACCGGATACCGCTGGACAAGCTCCGCCCCCATATCTATTTTTACGCCGGTTCCGACGCCGTCCATCACGTCTTTCGCGTCGCCTCCAGCCTCGATTCGATGGTCGTCGGCGAGCCGCAGATACTCGGGCAGGTGAAAGACGCCTTCGAGAAGGCGCAACAGGGCTCCGCCACCGGACTCGTCCTCAACCGCTTCATGCACAAGGCTTTCAGCACGGCCAAGCGCGTGAGGACGGAGACGAGAATCGCGCAGGCGGCGGTTTCCATGTCCTTCGCGGCGGTCGAGCTTGCAAGAAAGATCTTCGGAGAGCTTTCCGGAAAGACGGTCATGGTCGTCGGCGCGGGGGAGATGTGCGAGCTCGCCGCGACGCACCTGGTCGAAAACGGAATCTCGCGGGTCATGGTCACGAACCGCACCTTCGCGAGGGCGGAAAAGCTGGCCGAGCAGTTCGGCGGCACCGCGGTGCCCTTCGACCTCTTCACAAAGCACCTTCACGAGGTGGATATAGTCATCTCCTCCACCGGCGCGCCCCATCTCGTCGTAGAGGCGGCGCACGTTAAGGAGGCGATGAAGCTGAGAAAGCAGCGGCCGATGTTCCTTATAGATATCGCCGTTCCCCGCGACATCGACCCCGCCATAAACCAGATAGACAACGTCTATCTCTACGACGTGGACGACCTGCAGGGAATAATCGACAGCAACAAGAAGGAGCGCGCCAAGGAGGCGGACAAGGCGGAGATAATCGTCCGCGAGGAGGTCGAAACCTTCCTCAAGTGGATAAAGATGCTCGACGTGACGCCGACCATCCGCCAGCTCCGCGATCAGTTCGACGCCATACGCATCTCCGAGCTGGAAAAGACCCTCAAAAACTTCGGCGACGAGATGACCCCGAAGCAGAAAAAGAGCCTTGAAGCGATGACTACGGCCATCGTGAACAAGATATTGCACCAGCCGACGATTTGCCTTAAACAGCTCGCCGAGGACCCCGACATAGACCTTTCGCTCGATTCGGTCCGCCGGGTCTTCGGCCTTTCCGAACTTGAAGACAACGAGGAGGAACCGCGTGAGTAAGCGCGCCCTTAAAATCGC
This genomic interval from bacterium contains the following:
- a CDS encoding glutamyl-tRNA reductase, whose protein sequence is MEIAVVGLSHKTAPVEIREKVAFAPDQLHEVARTVRGLSGVREAVILSTCNRVEVYAAVRSRDEGVEALIRFMSEYHRIPLDKLRPHIYFYAGSDAVHHVFRVASSLDSMVVGEPQILGQVKDAFEKAQQGSATGLVLNRFMHKAFSTAKRVRTETRIAQAAVSMSFAAVELARKIFGELSGKTVMVVGAGEMCELAATHLVENGISRVMVTNRTFARAEKLAEQFGGTAVPFDLFTKHLHEVDIVISSTGAPHLVVEAAHVKEAMKLRKQRPMFLIDIAVPRDIDPAINQIDNVYLYDVDDLQGIIDSNKKERAKEADKAEIIVREEVETFLKWIKMLDVTPTIRQLRDQFDAIRISELEKTLKNFGDEMTPKQKKSLEAMTTAIVNKILHQPTICLKQLAEDPDIDLSLDSVRRVFGLSELEDNEEEPRE